Proteins encoded by one window of Mechercharimyces sp. CAU 1602:
- a CDS encoding S8 family peptidase, which yields MKGTKQAFSIFAAVGLAVTLPLSNNLPAVGLDTASAETKSSDEIVVKFSDKTSEKVRKSIHRAEKSNVLEQNESLDFDVVEVEGQSVEEAIAEYSDMENVEYAEPIIEYKASWTPDDPMYESDQYGPQNMSVPEVWDTTKGSSDTVVAVIDTGVQSDHPDLSGKVIEGYDFVDDDNDASDEQGHGTHVAGTIGAATNNGIGVAGVAPEVQIMPVRVLDANGSGTNESVANGITYAADNGAQVINLSLGGPQSSQVIEDAVEYAVSKGVLVVAAAGNESTSSPSYPAYYEGALSVAAVDANDTIADFSNYGDWVDVAAPGVDIISTELNGEYVKYSGTSMASPHVAGVAALLSSQGMAADEIRDSIQSSADQIDGTGDKWTYGRVNAAKAIGSDNGGDNGNGEEEETTQDDDNMSWYDWFYEWLNR from the coding sequence ATGAAAGGTACAAAGCAAGCTTTCTCAATATTTGCCGCTGTGGGACTAGCTGTAACACTCCCACTATCTAACAATCTTCCCGCGGTAGGATTGGACACTGCCTCGGCGGAAACAAAGTCCTCCGATGAGATTGTAGTCAAGTTTAGCGATAAAACTTCAGAAAAAGTAAGAAAATCGATCCACCGTGCAGAGAAATCTAACGTGTTGGAGCAGAATGAAAGCCTTGACTTTGATGTTGTCGAAGTAGAAGGTCAGTCCGTTGAAGAAGCAATCGCTGAGTACAGTGACATGGAAAATGTTGAGTATGCAGAGCCAATTATCGAGTACAAAGCATCCTGGACTCCAGATGACCCTATGTACGAATCTGATCAATACGGCCCGCAAAATATGAGTGTTCCAGAAGTATGGGATACAACCAAGGGCAGTAGCGATACAGTTGTCGCTGTCATCGATACTGGTGTACAAAGTGATCATCCTGACCTTAGTGGAAAAGTAATCGAAGGATATGACTTCGTAGACGATGATAACGATGCTTCCGACGAGCAAGGTCATGGCACCCACGTTGCAGGTACAATTGGAGCTGCAACCAATAACGGTATTGGAGTAGCTGGCGTAGCACCTGAAGTGCAAATCATGCCTGTACGCGTACTAGATGCAAACGGTTCGGGTACAAATGAATCCGTTGCTAATGGAATTACCTACGCTGCCGATAATGGTGCACAAGTGATTAACCTAAGTCTGGGTGGTCCTCAATCTTCCCAAGTAATCGAAGATGCAGTTGAATATGCAGTCAGCAAAGGTGTGCTTGTTGTAGCCGCTGCCGGTAACGAATCCACATCTTCTCCGTCTTACCCAGCCTATTATGAAGGTGCACTGTCAGTTGCAGCTGTCGATGCTAATGACACCATCGCTGATTTCTCCAACTATGGTGACTGGGTAGATGTAGCAGCTCCTGGAGTAGACATCATCTCGACCGAATTAAACGGAGAGTACGTGAAATACAGTGGAACCTCTATGGCTTCCCCACACGTAGCTGGTGTAGCAGCACTTCTCTCTTCACAAGGAATGGCAGCTGATGAGATTCGCGATTCTATCCAAAGTTCTGCGGATCAAATCGATGGTACCGGTGATAAGTGGACCTATGGTCGCGTGAATGCAGCAAAAGCGATCGGTTCTGACAACGGTGGCGATAATGGCAATGGTGAAGAAGAAGAAACTACGCAAGATGATGACAATATGAGCTGGTATGACTGGTTTTACGAGTGGCTTAACCGTTAA
- a CDS encoding S8 family serine peptidase: protein MNKSKSTIALLTTLGLAFTLPFSQPSAVEATEKNSSAEIIVKFKDDTSSMSKKSLHKSETANILSQNNTLDFDVVEVEGESVAEAIKDYEKMAQVEYAEPIITYSADWTPDDPYYRSGQYGPQNMQLPAAWEITRGNSGVIVAVIDSGVEANHPDLQGQVIQGYDYIDNDPDASDVHGHGTHVAGTVAASTNNRIGVAGVAPNVKIMPVRVLNDEGYGTNEQVANGILYAVNNGADVINMSLGDPEPSQLIEDAVNYAWSKGVVIVASAGNKSTNKPNYPGTYDRSIAVAALDENDRIANFSNYGDWVDVAAPGVDILSTTIGGGYGEKSGTSMAAPHVAGVAALLASQGMSHTEIRAALESTADHIPNTGNLWIHGKVNALKALGGDAYEPNDSRQEAKQVSSGKSYSSLISSNVDTDWFTFKSDRGGNISASLTSLPADYDLYLYNSRGSLIAKSENGRTTSEELSYSASGAGTYYVKVSGYNGAMDAFDTYSLKLSYTGEDDGEEDPKRTELDKSYDSPHPYSNNYNKSDTYTKAGASKVGLHFTKIDTEATYDFVYIKNADGEIKHTFDGKKEDFWVYVDGDTITANLVTDFSVSGYGYSIDKVAYYE, encoded by the coding sequence ATGAACAAATCAAAATCGACGATCGCTTTACTCACCACATTGGGATTAGCCTTCACACTTCCCTTTTCACAGCCCTCAGCAGTAGAAGCCACTGAGAAAAATAGCAGTGCGGAAATTATTGTAAAATTCAAAGATGACACTTCTAGTATGAGTAAGAAAAGCCTCCATAAGTCCGAAACAGCTAATATTCTCTCACAAAACAACACACTCGACTTTGACGTTGTCGAAGTGGAAGGGGAGAGTGTAGCAGAAGCGATTAAAGACTATGAAAAAATGGCACAAGTAGAATATGCAGAACCAATCATCACGTATTCTGCCGACTGGACACCAGATGATCCTTACTATCGCTCAGGACAATACGGGCCGCAAAACATGCAACTTCCAGCTGCGTGGGAAATCACCCGCGGAAACAGCGGTGTTATTGTAGCTGTCATCGACAGCGGTGTCGAAGCCAATCACCCTGATCTACAAGGACAAGTGATCCAAGGGTACGATTATATAGATAATGATCCCGATGCAAGTGATGTGCACGGTCATGGTACCCACGTTGCGGGTACGGTTGCCGCAAGTACCAATAACCGGATCGGTGTAGCCGGCGTTGCTCCAAATGTAAAAATTATGCCAGTCCGTGTTTTGAACGATGAAGGATACGGTACCAATGAACAAGTAGCAAACGGGATTCTTTATGCCGTTAATAACGGAGCAGATGTGATCAATATGAGCCTCGGAGATCCCGAACCGTCTCAACTAATCGAAGACGCCGTCAACTATGCCTGGAGTAAAGGTGTAGTTATTGTAGCCTCTGCCGGGAATAAATCAACGAATAAACCAAACTATCCAGGAACATACGATCGCTCAATTGCCGTTGCCGCTTTGGATGAAAATGATCGCATCGCTAATTTCTCCAATTACGGAGATTGGGTCGATGTCGCCGCTCCTGGGGTCGATATCCTCTCCACCACCATCGGAGGCGGGTATGGGGAGAAAAGCGGTACTTCAATGGCTGCTCCCCATGTAGCAGGAGTTGCCGCACTGCTCGCATCACAGGGGATGTCTCATACAGAAATTCGAGCGGCACTAGAAAGCACCGCCGACCACATCCCAAACACAGGTAATCTATGGATCCACGGTAAAGTAAATGCCCTAAAAGCATTAGGTGGAGATGCTTATGAACCAAATGACTCCCGTCAGGAAGCAAAACAGGTCTCTTCGGGTAAAAGCTATTCCAGTCTAATCAGTAGCAACGTTGATACGGATTGGTTCACGTTTAAAAGTGATCGCGGTGGTAATATCTCCGCTTCCTTAACAAGCCTTCCAGCTGACTATGACCTCTATCTCTACAACTCCCGGGGAAGTCTCATTGCAAAATCTGAGAATGGTAGAACCACGAGTGAAGAACTCTCATACAGCGCTAGTGGTGCTGGAACTTACTATGTTAAAGTCTCTGGCTATAATGGTGCGATGGATGCTTTCGACACCTATTCTCTAAAACTATCCTACACAGGGGAAGATGACGGAGAAGAAGATCCTAAGCGCACAGAACTGGATAAATCCTATGATAGCCCTCACCCCTACAGCAATAACTACAACAAAAGTGATACCTATACAAAGGCAGGTGCATCCAAAGTAGGGTTGCACTTCACCAAGATTGATACAGAAGCAACCTACGATTTCGTCTACATCAAAAATGCCGACGGAGAGATAAAGCACACCTTTGACGGTAAAAAAGAAGATTTTTGGGTTTACGTTGATGGTGATACGATTACCGCCAACCTCGTCACCGATTTCTCCGTCAGTGGATACGGTTATTCCATTGATAAAGTGGCTTACTACGAGTAA